From Pseudobdellovibrionaceae bacterium, a single genomic window includes:
- the rfaE2 gene encoding D-glycero-beta-D-manno-heptose 1-phosphate adenylyltransferase, protein MNIQDLEQLRQSKKIVFTNGCFDILHVGHVRYLEQAKALGDILVVGLNSDESVKRLKGPTRPIQTEEDRKELLLALKAVDMVVIFSEDTPLELIKKIKPHFLVKGGDWSEDQIVGSEFVKSIGGKVMSLPFSQGKSTTNIVDKIEMQKP, encoded by the coding sequence ATGAACATTCAAGACTTAGAACAGCTTCGTCAATCTAAAAAAATTGTATTTACTAATGGGTGTTTTGATATTTTGCACGTAGGACACGTTCGTTATTTAGAACAGGCAAAAGCCTTGGGTGACATTTTGGTTGTGGGTTTAAACTCTGATGAAAGTGTAAAACGCCTAAAGGGACCTACGCGTCCGATTCAAACAGAAGAGGATAGAAAAGAACTGCTTTTGGCCTTAAAGGCCGTAGATATGGTGGTGATCTTTTCTGAAGACACCCCCTTAGAGCTGATCAAAAAGATTAAACCGCACTTTTTAGTTAAAGGTGGCGATTGGTCTGAGGACCAAATTGTAGGTTCGGAGTTTGTGAAATCTATAGGTGGGAAGGTGATGTCTTTGCCTTTTTCACAAGGCAAATCAACTACAAATATTGTGGATAAGATAGAAATGCAAAAGCCTTAA
- a CDS encoding 16S rRNA (uracil(1498)-N(3))-methyltransferase, whose amino-acid sequence MRRYLTDQTLQLGKDITLSGESFHHIHIVCRLGMGSFFELLNEDQDQAFLVKVKQVDKVQMTVEVLEARDLPTLKPPYVHLVLNYPKPKVFDAVLEKAVELGVAQIWPMLSDYSFFRTGDKLKGKEERWEKIVRSAMQQTGRYEPLKIQPIQPLERFLEQQKSKLLDKNSLALAFYEGSAPLLSAFFQSQPLDKSIENIWVFVGSEGGFSEQEVARFKSYGIPSLSLGDQVLRVETACVSIVSVLRYMGGAF is encoded by the coding sequence ATCATATTCATATCGTCTGTCGTTTGGGAATGGGCAGTTTTTTTGAACTTCTTAACGAAGATCAAGATCAGGCCTTTTTGGTGAAAGTGAAACAAGTAGATAAAGTGCAAATGACTGTAGAGGTGCTTGAAGCCAGAGACTTACCCACACTGAAACCGCCTTACGTTCACCTTGTTTTAAATTACCCAAAGCCCAAGGTGTTTGACGCTGTTTTGGAAAAGGCTGTGGAGTTAGGCGTGGCTCAGATATGGCCCATGCTTTCGGATTATAGTTTTTTTAGAACAGGAGATAAGCTTAAGGGCAAAGAAGAGCGTTGGGAGAAGATCGTGAGATCAGCCATGCAGCAAACGGGCAGATATGAGCCCCTTAAAATTCAGCCTATACAGCCTCTAGAGCGGTTCTTAGAGCAACAGAAGTCAAAACTTTTGGACAAGAACTCTTTGGCCCTGGCCTTTTATGAGGGGAGTGCACCGTTACTCAGTGCCTTTTTTCAGTCTCAACCTTTGGATAAGTCTATTGAAAACATTTGGGTTTTTGTAGGTTCTGAAGGGGGCTTTTCTGAACAAGAGGTGGCCCGCTTTAAAAGCTATGGGATTCCCTCTTTATCCCTAGGAGATCAGGTCTTAAGGGTCGAAACTGCTTGCGTGTCGATTGTCTCCGTTCTAAGGTATATGGGTGGAGCCTTTTAA